The following are from one region of the Arachis duranensis cultivar V14167 chromosome 10, aradu.V14167.gnm2.J7QH, whole genome shotgun sequence genome:
- the LOC127742780 gene encoding uncharacterized protein LOC127742780, with the protein MIEETERQVVLAPAIRTFSEVVKGGLNPVKESEIEDDEFSSPKEEGDSLEEDEEKPEKGHNRRTLEKSQQPDIRVKKVDGIVNFILNEAALKALRHPWWDTLIVKLLGRKISLPVLSRRLEIMWEKQRSIEVINIAIRPWKPNFNPIEATVDTIATWVRLLGLAIEYYDEEILKKIGNVIGQTMKVDVNTADKSRRKFARICVQLDLTTPLVAQCSINGVKYGVEYEGLYNICFACGMVGHEQNNCPKKITTEVTRKGPQQAAMEEGTRAKKSRSENDGQDKGNTEMAQKKRVKI; encoded by the exons ATGATAGAGGAGACAGAGAGACAAGTAGTCTTAGCACCAGCAATCCGAACCTTCAGTGAAGTGGTTAAAGGAGGTTTAAATCCGGTTAAGGAATCAGAAATAGAAGATGATGAGTTCTCCTCACCTAAAGAAGAAGGGGATAGCTTggaggaagatgaagagaaaCCTGAAAAAGGTCACAACCGAAGAACACTGGAGAAGAGCCAGCAGCCGGATATCAGAGTGAAAAAAGTGGATGGAATTGTTAATTTCATCCTCAATGAAGCTGCTTTGAAGGCATTAAGACACCCCTGGTGGGATACTTTAATCGTGAAATTATTAGGGAGAAAAATCTCATTACCGGTCCTTAGTAGAAGATTGGAAATAATGTGGGAAAAGCAAAGAAGTATTGAGGTTATTAACATAG CCATTAGGCCATGGAAACCAAACTTCAACCCAATCGAAGCCACAGTAGATACTATCGCAACATGGGTGCGACTACTCGGTCTGGCGATTGAATATTATGATGAAGAGATACTCAAGAAGATTGGAAATGTGATTGGTCAAACTATGAAAGTGGATGTGAATACAGCAGATAAATCAAGGAGAAAATTTGCGAGAATATGTGTGCAACTGGATCTCACAACTCCCTTGGTGGCGCAATGCTCAATTAATGGAGTGAAGTATGGAGTGGAATATGAAGGGTTATACAACATTTGCTTTGCCTGTGGTATGGTGGGACATGAGCAAAATAACTGTCCAAAAAAAATCACAACTGAAGTAACCCGAAAAGGTCCACAGCAAGCGGCCATGGAGGAGGGGACGAGAGCAAAAAAGTCAAGAAGTGAAAACGATGGACAGGACAAGGGCAATACTGAAATggcacaaaagaaaagggtAAAAATATAA